TGGCGATAGAAAAAGCATTTTTAATGGATAAGCGGTGATTTTCATAGTATTTTAGACCTTCTGCTTCGGGTGCAACTACTTGTGGTGAGGTTACCATTTCTCCCTTATCCAAAGTTAAAATGTTGGAGTTATTATCAATCAGCTGGGTATCGTGGGTAACTATTATAACTGTCTTGTATTTAGATATGGATCTTAGAATATCCATTGTCATTTTTGCGGTTTTTTCATCCAGCGCACTTGTTGGTTCGTCAGCAATAATCACCTTTGGATTTTTCATAAGCTCTCTTGCGATGGCAACACGCTGTTTTTGACCACCCGAAAGATTTTTCACTTTTTGCTGTGCAAGCTCTATGATTTTGAGGTCTTTTAAAATCGTGTCTGCTTTCTGTTTATTTTGATTATTCTTCAAATAATGTGGCAGTAACACATTCTCCAGCACCGTTAAATCTTCGAGTAAATTAAAATCCTGCCAAATGAATCCGAACGTATTATTGTAAAAGTAGCTTTTTTCTTTGGGGGTTAACGTCTTAATGTTCTTATCGCAGTAGTGGGCCTCACCTTCAAATTCCTGTTCCATACCGCTGATGATTTTCAAAAGAGTGGTTTTACCACTACCTGAAGCACCGACTATAAAATTTAATCCTTTTCCTAGTTTGAAGGAGATATTATTTAAAGCGAATTCCCCGTTATATTGCTTGGATACATTTTTAATTTCAAACATTGTTATTCCTCCTTACTTAATGTCAACATTGTATAATAAACGATGTTAAATTCCTGTTAAGTGGATTTTTATGTTTAAATGAAAGGTGTAACTAAACAAAGAGGTGAACGGAGTATGAGGATTCTTATTGTGGAGGACGAGCTTGATTTGCAAGAGGCGATTGCAGATGGGCTTAGAATTGATGGTTATGCAGTGGATGTCTGTGACAATGGTGAAGCTGCTTACGAGCTTTTATATAGCGTGGATTACGATTTAGTTGTGCTGGACTTAAATCTCCCAAAAATGGATGGGCTTGAGGTTCTAGCTAAGATACGAGATGAAAAGCCTGAATTAAAGGTACTTATTCTTAGTGCTAGGAGTAGTGTAAATGACAAAGTAAAGGGCTTAGATATAGGAGCCAACGATTATTTGGCAAAACCATTTGACTTTGAGGAGTTGGAAGCACGAATACGAAACTTGTTAAGGCGAAAGTTCGTGCAAGAGAGTAGCATGCTTTCCTGTGGTGCAATTAAGGTGGATTTGTCGAAGCGCACTGCAGTTGTTAATGAAGATGAAATAGCACTTACAAAAAAAGAATTTGCGTTACTTGAATATTTCTTGCTTAACAAGGACAAAGTCGTTAGCCAAGAAGAACTGATTGAGCATGTGTGGGATCAAAATGCGGATAGCTTTAGTGGTGCGATCAGGGTGCATATTGCAACGCTTCGCAAGAAGCTAAAAGCTGTTTTAAACTACGACCCCATTGGAACGAAAATCGGCGAGGGTTATTTTTTATCAGAAGAAGGTAGTGATGTTAATGCTTAAAAAAATGCCTATTCGATTGCGACTTACGGTACTGACTGTTGCTCTATTAACGGCTTGCTGTGTAGGTCTTACCTTCATCCTTAATTTATCAGCTGATAAAATGGCTACAAAGATTGATGCAACGCTAATAGTACCGGCAAATCAGGTGGGTGAAAACGGACAGATGGATGAAATTTCACAAACATCATTAGCCCACCGTGCCTCTTCTGTTTTATCCGATAACTCTCAAATCGCAATAATGGATTATAGAAGTGAAAGTCTTCTTTATATGCTGTTAGTTATTGTTGTTGGAGGATTGTTTACCTACTATATTTCGGGCAAGGCATTAAAGCCTTTGGATACATTAAATGATCAAGTGAAAAACATGAATGTGCACAATCTATCGGAAACATTATCTGTGCCACCTACAAAGGATGAAATTGCAGAGCTTACGGTAACCTTTAATGAAATGACGGATAAGCTGGATAATGCTTTTATGATGCAAGGGAGATTCTCCGCAAGTGCCGCTCATGAGCTTAGAACCCCGCTTGCTGTATTACAGACAAAGGTGGATGTATTTAAGAAGAAAACGGAACATACAAACGAGGAATATGATGCTCTTATTGTCGTAATTGAGAAGCAAACCAAACGCTTGAGAGGGCTCGTCGATAACCTTTTAGATATGACGAATATGGCCGATAACGGCGAGCACAGTAGCATTGGTGTAAAGGATATCTTTGAGGATATACTTTCCGAGCTTACTCACATAGCTAAAGATAATCATATTACGCTGTCCTTAGATTGTGATGATAGCATTATTGTTGGAAACATCGATTTATTGTATCGGGCTTTTTATAACCTTGTGGAAAACGGAATTAAGTACAATATTGACGGCGGTAAGGTTGGGGTTATTGCAAACAGATTAAGTGAGGACGAGGTTTCAATCAAAATTATAGATTCGGGTATTGGTATTTCCGAAGAAAACAAAAAGCTTATATTCGAGCCCTTTTATCGTGTGGACAGCTCACGCTCCCGTCAAATGGGTGGTGCAGGCTTAGGGCTTTCGATTGTTGATACTATTATCAAAAAACATAATGGTACGCTTACTGTTACTGATAATGAGAAGGGTGGAACTTGTTTTCATGTAATCTTAAATAATTGCCCTTTCGTGTAAACATGCAATTCCCAACATAAAAAATCCACAACCTCATGCGGTTGTGGATTTTCTCGTTCTTGGGGAGTTGTATTATATAGTTATCTAGAAGGAAAACTCATTCGAAAGATAGCCCCACCATGTTCTCTGTTATGGGCGGATATAGCACCATCACACCGTTCAACAATTGCACGAGAAATGGCAAGTCCAAGTCCTGTCTCTCCATTCTTACCTTTAATAAAACGCTGAAATAGCTGAGGCAATAAATGATCAGGTATACCTTCACCATCATCAATGACATCGATATGCACTTGTCCATCCTGCTCCGAAATTTCTATATCCACGGCTTGTGATGCATGTCTAATTGCATTGCTCATAATATTTAGTATCGCTTGTAAGAGTTTTTCCGAATCCCCATGAATATGAAATGTGCTCGGCTTATCCACTTCGTACTTTATCTTGATGTTAACTTCCTCATTTATAGCTAATGGTCGTATTCGATCGACGGTTTGATCGATTAATTGTTCAACCGACACTTTTTCTTGATCGAAAATACCATCTTCGCTTTCAAGCTTGGCTAACAAGATCATCTCTGTGACAATTCCCTTAAGTCGTTCACATTCGCTCGAGATTACATCGAGACCATTGTCAGCACGATCCCCGGTGAAAATACCATCTCGAATTCCCTCAGCATAACCTTGAATGGTCATTAGTGGGGTCTTAAGTTCATGAGAAGCATTTTGGAAAAATTGCCTTTGAGCATTATGATATTGCTTAAGTTCTCCAGCGAGATGATGGACACTTTGGGCTACCTCACCAATTTCTCCGCCAGTTTGTATAAGCTGCACCTCATCAAAATGACGTTTTTCAACTTTTTTGAGCTCAAGCTTTAATTTCTCAAGGGGAGTAACGAGACGTTTGGTAATAAATAAACTTAGGCCAAAGGCAATAATTCCCCCAATCATCATAATGAGCATCATTCTTGTAAAAAGCTCTGATTGATATGATTTCACTTTGCTTAGCGGTGTAGACAAGACAAGTGTGGCTGGGGTTACAGCACTAGCTGGATCAAGATTCTGTGGATTAGAAGTTAAGGTCTCAACGATATATTTCTCCGGTCCATTTTCCCATAAACCCTGCTGGTTGTGACTTGAGTACTGCTCAATTAGCGGTAGCCATGTCTGCGTTTGCGCTTCAGTCATTGTACTAAACAATATATTACGATTCGGCTCTATGAGTAACGCATCTACTGATCTATTAATCTCTTGAGCCGGCTGTACGAGAGCTGCTGCTGATGATGATTGAGTAGGTGTTAGGTCTTGAACAGGTAGCGAATTGACCAACTCCATCATTGCACTGCCTTGTGATCTTAGTTCTTCTCTTTGATTATTGATTAGCGTGTCCATTAGTAGGGGATAAACGAATGTAGCTGTAAGCACGAGTACGCACATCAGTAATATTCCAAATGATAAATGAAGCTTATAGATTAGTTTCATGTTATGTCTTCACTCCATCCACTCGCATTCGATAGCCATAGCCCCAAACGGTTTCAAGAGGCAGGTCTTCCATTTTACGACGAAGTCTTTTGACTAAATCGTCAATCGCTCGATCGCTGCCGAAATAGTCATCCCCCCACACTAATGTTAACAACTCATTGCGCGAAAAAGCACGATTCGGCTGTGCTGCTAAGGTATGAAGCAATGAAAATTCTTTTACCGTCATTTCTATCTCTTTAGATTTCCAATACACCAGACGACTATCTAATACTAAGCGAAGCTCATCGATGATGAGATCGTTTGATTTTGAAAAAACTATATTCTGTTCTGATTTTTCAGTAAGAGAGTTAAGCCGATGGAATAAACGATTTACTCTTGCGACCAGCTCGCGTGGGCTGAAAGGCTTAGTTAAATAATCATCGCTTCCCAGCTCAAGTCCAAGTATCTTATCAACTTCCTCATCACGAGCAGAGATCATAATAATAGGAACTTCGGCTTCCTTGCGAATTTGTTTGCAGAATTCATAGCCATTCATACCTGGAAGCATGATATCTAGAATCCACATATCCGGGCGCTCTGTGTTCCATAACATGAGCGCTTCTTCTGCTGAACCTAATGATATAGTTCTGTAGCCTTCCTTCTGTAAATAATTCTCAACTATATCTCTTATATGACAATCATCTTCAACGATTGCGATTTGATAGTTCTTCATCAGGCAGACCTCCTAAACAATACATCTATTATTCTAACAAAGTTGTTCTTTCAAGCGGGCTTTTCCATACTTTTTCCACAATTGCTCCAAATTAATACCGAAGCTGATCTATAGAATAGTTATTTGTACGGTAAATATGTTTCATTTTGCTTGTATGGACAAGCTCGAAAGGAGGGAGAGGCTGTGAGAATTTCATATTTGGCTCGCAAGGAGATTCTTGTGGCGTTCTGCTTTCTTACTCCCAGTTTGATTGGTTTTGCGCTATTTTATTTGATTCCGTTTGGTCAAAGTGTTGTATTTTCATTTGAGAATCCCAGTGGTGAGGTAGGCTTATCGCTTGCCAATTACCAAAGCTTACTCGCTAGCTCGTCCTTTCAAAAGGCGGCAGGGAATACATTCTGGTTCACAATAATTGGTGTTCCGATCCTTATTCTGTTGTCACTTGCTCTTGCTATGCTGCTTAACAAACGAGTCTTCTTTCGAAACTGGCTGCGCACCTCTTATGTGCTGCCACTGGTTGTTCCAGTAGCGTCAATTGTACTCGTATGGCAGATCCTATTCGATTGGAATGGTTTTTTCAATCATGCATTAGCGTGGATTGGATTTGAGCGGATTGATTGGATGAAATCAGAGTGGGCACAAGGTGTCATAATTTTCATCTATGTATGGAAAAACATTGGCTATAATGTGGTTCTGTTCTTGGCCGGGTTGCAAAATATTCCTGATCAATATTATGAGATAGCAAACCTGGAAGGCGCAAGCTGGGCTCGTAAGCACCAGATCACCTTGATTTATTTAATACCGACGGGATTTTTAGTGATGCTAATGTCAATTCTGAACTCATTCAAGGTATTTCGAGAAATCTATTTAGTTGCGGGTGACTATCCACATGACAGCATCTATATGCTTCAGCACTATATGAACAATATGTTCCTATCGCTCGATATTCAGAAGCTGTCGGCTGCAGCTTTCTTAATGGTGCTCTGCATTCTAGTCATTGTGTTGATGCTCTTCCGAGTTGAACATAAGTTCCGTTCATTTATGGAGTAAAGGGAGGGGTGTAAATGAACAAGAAACAGATAAGAACAATGCTACTTACTATTTTCTTAGCCGTAATCGCGCTTGTAATGCTATTTCCTGTTGTACTGACAATGGTAAGCTCCTTGATGACAGAGAAGGAAATTGTGCTGAATTACGGCATGTTAGGTAATACACAGATGAACGATTTTGTGAATTTGAAGCTGATTCCAGATTGGGTTTCGCTGGAGCAATTTTATAAGGTGCTTATTTCAACCTCGCAATTTCTTCGTATGTTTTGGAATTCTGTATTCATGGTGTTTCCAATCATTATAGGCCAGGTCGTGGTGGCAACATTAGCGGCATTTGCATTTGCCAAGCTGCGGTTTCCTGGCAGAGAGCCTTTATTTATTGTGTATCTGATCACGATGCTCATGCCGTTCCAGGTCACGCTTGTGCCGAACTATATCATGTCCGATCGACTAGGGCTGATTAATAGTCCAAGCTCCATTATTTTACCAGGGATATTTGCGGCATTTGGTGTGTTCCTGCTCAGACAATTTATGCTCCAAATTCCAACGGCATATATGGAAGCAGCCCAAATGGATGGGGCGGGCTATTTTCGATCCTTTATCAGGATTGTCCTGCCTATGGTGAAACCCGGCATGGCAGCGCTTGTTGTTCTGCTGTTTGCAGATTACTGGAATATGGTGGAGCAGCCCCTGATCTTTCTGCAGGATGCCAATTTGCAGCCCTTGTCCATTTTTCTATCTCGTCTGCAGGAAGATGCGCTTGGGGTATCCTTTGCTGCTGCGGTCTTGTATATGACGCCTATGATTCTCTTGTTTCTTTTGGCGGAACGGTATTTTATTGAGGGCATAGAGCTTTCTGGAATTAAAGGATAGGGGAAATGAGATGACAAGCACATCTAAGCGACAACGATTAACGGCTGCTTTGTTTGTATTGTTCTTTGCGATATTGGCTGGTTTGACTTTCTTTAGCAGCACACTCGAAACGATGACGCTGCCCAAAGTAGTTACGGAGAAACTTACCTCGAAATCATTAGTTCATCAGGTTAAAGGGAGTGGAGTCTTAACGCCTCGGAAGCAGGTGGATTTGTTGAATGAGTCTGGCTCTAAAATTGTGAAGGTTCATGTAAAAGAGAATGCTGAGGTTAAGAAGGGGCAAAAGCTCGTGACCTTCGACAGCTCTGATCTGGATGAGCAGATCTATCAAGAGGAAACGGCGCTTAAGAAACAAAAGCTAAATCGGGAAATTCTCGAGGAGGATATGCTCAATGCATTGATAGGTGGTGATGAACAAGTGATTGCCAAGGCTGAGCGAGCTCTTGAACTGGATAATATGGATCTTGAACTGGCGCAAAGAAAATTAAAAAAGCTGCGTAAAGAAAAAGCGGATAAACAAACGCTGACTGCCCCTTTTGATGGAAAAATCACAAAGATTACAGCAGAGGATAACATGGATGCTTCACAAGGGGGGACAATTCTAACCTTAATGGATAGTGGCAAGGGCTTCGAATTTTTATTTGCTGTCGAGTCGGAGAATACGGCATTATTCGAGATTGGATCTAAGGTTTCTGTTCGATTGGCGAAAGACAATACATTGGTTAACGGTGTAATCCAAGAGATTAAAGCTGCATCTAAAGAGAACAGTGAAGATTCATCCGAAGATACTGGTTATCAGGTTGTCGTGTCCGTCTCTGATGATGGTCTTCGAGGCGGCGAACAAGTCAGTCTAGATATAAAGAAGGAGTCAAATGAAAAAGGTTATGTGTTACCAAAGAAATGGGTTCATAAAGATACAACAGGAAGCTACGTCTTTGTAATTGAGGAGAAGAAAAGCTCACTCGGCAATACGTTTAATGCTCGCAAGGCCTATATTATAACAGGTGATTCAACAGAGGATGAGGTTGTAGCTGTGAGCGGCTTAAGTCCTGATGATGAGATCATTATTGAATCAAGTGAACCACTTCAGGAAGGTAATCGAATCCGAGTATATTGAAGGGAATGAATGAATTTGAAAAGAAGATGGGTATTGCCCTTATTAGCAATGATAGTCGTATTTTCGGGATGCTCTAGTAGCAGCGTGGGATCAGGTACAGAAGGATCATCTAATGAACAATCAGGTCAGGATGGCAAGAAGATTGAGATTGCGACCATGGCGGTAACTCCTTATTTAGATGAGGCGGTTAAGCAATATAAGAAAATTCGCCCAGATATACAAATTGATATCAAAGAGTATCTAGCTAGACCTCAAACGGAGGAAGGTACATCGAGCGAATCATTCTCAAAAAGCGATGTTGAGAAGTATATACAAACGGTTAGCACACAAATGATGTCTGGCAAAGGGGCAGACATTATCGTAATGAACGATCTGCCGCAGGACAAATATGTCGCCAAGAACATGCTGACTAATTTCTATGATCTGATGGATCAGGACTCAGAATTTGATCGAAATCAGTACTATCAGAATATCTTTAAAAACTCTCAGGACGGTGATGGTTTGTATGCCATGCCATTCTCATTTGTCATCGACGCGCTTACTGGGAATACAGAGTTGTTAGAACAAGCTAATATTAAAATTGATGATCAGACCTGGACATGGGATGGGTTTAAAGAAATTTCTAAGAAGCTAAAGGAACAAGTTGGTGAGGATTATGTGGCATTTGTTAATCTATTCCCGATTCAAATGTTGGCGGAATATATAGAAGCAAATTATGATAAGCTCATTGATCAAGGTCAAGCTAATTTTGATTCCGATCTGTTTCGAGATATGATGAAGCAAATCAAAGCGATGTATGATGAGGGCGTACTTAAAGATGAATTTTCGTACGATTATTCTAAAACTTTGTTCAGCAAAGCAAACCTTTTTGATCCAATGTCAGGCCTCTCTCAAGTCCTTGATCCAAAGCTTAAACTATATCAAAATCCAACAGTCAATGGTGAATATAATGGAACTCCATTTAAGTCGTACTTCACTTTAGGCATAAACAGCAAGTCTAAGGTTCAAGCTGAAGCTTGGAAATTTATTAAGTTCATGCTTTCCGAGGATATGCAATCTTCAGCAGTGGTACAAGGCTTTCCGCTGCATAAGGGAGTAGTAGAGAAACAGCTTAATGAGGCTAAGCAGCAGGCAGTAGCAGGAACACTACCTCTTCTAGAACAGAAGTTTGATGCTGAGACTGTAGAAAGCAAGATCCAAGAATTACATCAGCTTATAGATGGTGCAAGCAGGAATTTATCTAGTGATCATAAGGTCGTTTCAATTGCAATTGAAGAGTTTGATTCATATATGAGTGGTCAGAAATCCGCTGAAGACGTCAGTAAGCTGATTCAAAACCGAGTGAATACTTACATTAACGAGTAACAAGACCGTCCTAATGAGGCGTTCAATCATTTATCGGTGATTGAACGCCTTTTGTTTACTTGAAGTAAGCTTGCAATCGTTTCTAGACTTGATGACCATATAGAAAAATAAGAAGTTTATTCTGGATGGAGTCCAGAAAGATTTCTTTTTCATTCAGCCGCTTAAAGTTCTGACTCTCATAAAATCCATAGTTACATCTGTTATCTGTATATACGTAGATCGAATCTACACCCATACTTCTCATGTAATTGGACAAATGGTGCATCAGCGTTTTTCCCACGCCAAGACCTCTCGATTCCTCGGATACAATAAACAACTCGATATAACCTTGAAAATCGTCTTCTTTGCCTTGAATAATCTCTTTATACGTATGTTGAACCTTCGCCAGTTCTTTAGCGGACTTTTTATTTTCTTTATTCGCAGTGATAATTTTGAAGAAGGCATTTGCAAGACTTAAGAAATTATGGGTTTTGGCTAAGCGATGTTTATCTTTTTGGGCCTTGCCCAGAATAATACCAATGACTCTGTTGTCTTTTACAGCGACTTTGCTGAAAGAACTGTCCAGAATACAGCTTTGCAAATAAAGGTTCAATATGACATCTAAAAACTTTTTGTCTTGAACAAGGTCATGGATACCGAACGCTTCATCAATTAATTCTTTGATGCGGTCATAATCGTCTTTCATAATCTCTCTATAGATAACCTCAGGCATGTGAATACACTTTCCTTTCTTAGGGTGACTTCCTTTATAATGAGCATAAGGTCTCCCCTAAGGGGAGGGTCAAGGATGGGTATGGACAATGTAGCGAAGGAGGGGCTTAAATGAAAAACCTGTTCTCGATCGGCGAAGTTACCAAAATAAAAGAGGTATCTATAAAAGCCCTGAGATATTATCACAAAATAGGCATCCTGGTTCCAAGATATATCGATCCCGAGACAGGTTATCGGTATTATTCCATAGATCAATTCATTTATATAGACGTCATTAAAGGCTGCCGTTCTTTTGGTACCAGTATTAAAGAACTTCAGGAGATTTTTAAAGAAAGTAACACTGACAAATTAATCGAATTTCTGCAACTGAAGAGACAGGAAGCGGAAGAAAAGCTGAAAAAAGTGACAGAGGTTATTCAAAATATTGATAATTTAAACAAGAGTGTCGAGTCCTCAAAAGAAATCTTGAATCAGGATCAGATTGTTATTCAGTTTTTTGAGAAGCGTTATGTGTTGACAGTCCCATGCAGAGAAGCCGGGAGTCTTAAGGAACTGTTGTATTATTCAGAGTTGGAGAAGATCATACGGAGTCAGCACAAAAAAATGACCATGGAGAGAGGCATTTTGTACAACCTGAACGTAGAGGGTGAACTTGAACCCCGATATGTGTTTCATGGTTTTGAAGGGGACGAAAGCACAGAAATCAATTCACATGTGCAAATCCTTCCGGAAGGAAGGTATGTAACTTTGGCTTATCGTAAGGAAAACGAAGTGGAACGCGTAAAAAAAGTACTATACTATATAGAACAAAACAGTCTGGATGTAAAAAATTATATCGAGATAGAGTTATATAACGATTTGTTCGATACTGATACCTACAGTTGTCAAATCCAAATGCTGATCGAAAATGATCATAAATAGAAGATACATGCCCGAACATCAAAAAGGCAGGACTCCCATTGGAAGGAGGCCTGCCTTTTTAAGTTTCTCAAATAAGATAGATTACCCTTTAACCGCCGACCCAACCGTAAGCGCATTTTCTACTTGCTCGCTGAACAGCATGTAGATCAGGACGGTAGGTAAGCTGGCAATGGTCATTGCTGCACCCATTGCGCCCCAGTCGGTTGTGAATTGGCCCTGAAAGAAGAGTAGGCCAAGCGGCAGCGTCTTCAGGCTCTCTTTGGTGATCAGGATAACAGCCATAGTGAACTCATTCCAGGAGTTCAGGAAGATAAATATAACCATGGTGGCAAGCGCCGGCTTAATAATTGGGAGCATGATACTGAAAAATGTCCGGTAAATAGAAGCTCCATCAATACATGCCGACTCTTCCAGCTCGTTCGGAATACTCCGGAAGAAGCCATAGAAAACAATAGAGGTAAAGGATAGGTTAAAGGCAATATACGGTACAATGAGCGCGCCATACGTATTAGCTAGATGAAAATCTCTGACAAGAATAGCTAGTGGGATCATAATGACCTGAATAGGGATGAACATGCCCACCATAATGTAGGTATGTGCGATTCCTCGTAGGCGCCACTGTAATCTTGCCGCAGCATATGAGAACATGACTGCCAGGATGATCGCTCCAACAACGGTTGCCGCGGCAACAATCACACTGTTCATGAAGTATACTGGTACGTTGTATTTCGACCATGCCGATGCATAATTTTCAAATCTTAAATTCGTTGGGAATCCAAACGGATTCGTTACGAAAATCTCATCATTATTTTTTAATGAGTAAAAAATCATCCAGAGTAAGGGATAAACAGAAAGAATCGCATACAACCACATGAAGCCTGTGACTGGTAGATTGTTTTTGCGCACTTTCGTTATGAGCCAGGCCATATTTGTACACTTCCTTTAATAGATAATTCGTTCTCTGGCAACCAGACGGTTAATGATCAGTGTTGCAAGAAGGCATTCAATAACCAGAATAGCCGCTGCGGCACTTCCATATCCGAACTCTCCGACACGGAAAGCGGAACGATACATTAAATAGGTAAGTGTATAGGTTGAGGTTCCTGGTCCACCACCGGTCATAATATACATATTTGCAAAAGCATTTAGCCCACCTGTAACCGCAAAGACCAGACAGAATTTATACGTTTCAGCCATCATAGGAATCATGATTTTGCGAATCGCCTGTAGCTTGGTTGCACCATCAATACGAGCAGCCTCCATGTATTGCTCTGGCACGGATCTTACACCTGCAAGTAATAGAGCAAAGTGGTAGCCCATGTACTGCCAAGCATTGACGAAGGCAATGGCGAAGATGGCGGATTTGCCGCTAGACAACCAATCCTGCTGATAATCAATTCCTAACACCTCAAACAGCTTATTCATCA
This window of the Paenibacillus sp. FSL R10-2734 genome carries:
- a CDS encoding response regulator transcription factor, with product MRILIVEDELDLQEAIADGLRIDGYAVDVCDNGEAAYELLYSVDYDLVVLDLNLPKMDGLEVLAKIRDEKPELKVLILSARSSVNDKVKGLDIGANDYLAKPFDFEELEARIRNLLRRKFVQESSMLSCGAIKVDLSKRTAVVNEDEIALTKKEFALLEYFLLNKDKVVSQEELIEHVWDQNADSFSGAIRVHIATLRKKLKAVLNYDPIGTKIGEGYFLSEEGSDVNA
- a CDS encoding efflux RND transporter periplasmic adaptor subunit, which translates into the protein MTSTSKRQRLTAALFVLFFAILAGLTFFSSTLETMTLPKVVTEKLTSKSLVHQVKGSGVLTPRKQVDLLNESGSKIVKVHVKENAEVKKGQKLVTFDSSDLDEQIYQEETALKKQKLNREILEEDMLNALIGGDEQVIAKAERALELDNMDLELAQRKLKKLRKEKADKQTLTAPFDGKITKITAEDNMDASQGGTILTLMDSGKGFEFLFAVESENTALFEIGSKVSVRLAKDNTLVNGVIQEIKAASKENSEDSSEDTGYQVVVSVSDDGLRGGEQVSLDIKKESNEKGYVLPKKWVHKDTTGSYVFVIEEKKSSLGNTFNARKAYIITGDSTEDEVVAVSGLSPDDEIIIESSEPLQEGNRIRVY
- a CDS encoding response regulator transcription factor, with amino-acid sequence MKNYQIAIVEDDCHIRDIVENYLQKEGYRTISLGSAEEALMLWNTERPDMWILDIMLPGMNGYEFCKQIRKEAEVPIIMISARDEEVDKILGLELGSDDYLTKPFSPRELVARVNRLFHRLNSLTEKSEQNIVFSKSNDLIIDELRLVLDSRLVYWKSKEIEMTVKEFSLLHTLAAQPNRAFSRNELLTLVWGDDYFGSDRAIDDLVKRLRRKMEDLPLETVWGYGYRMRVDGVKT
- a CDS encoding HAMP domain-containing sensor histidine kinase, whose product is MPIRLRLTVLTVALLTACCVGLTFILNLSADKMATKIDATLIVPANQVGENGQMDEISQTSLAHRASSVLSDNSQIAIMDYRSESLLYMLLVIVVGGLFTYYISGKALKPLDTLNDQVKNMNVHNLSETLSVPPTKDEIAELTVTFNEMTDKLDNAFMMQGRFSASAAHELRTPLAVLQTKVDVFKKKTEHTNEEYDALIVVIEKQTKRLRGLVDNLLDMTNMADNGEHSSIGVKDIFEDILSELTHIAKDNHITLSLDCDDSIIVGNIDLLYRAFYNLVENGIKYNIDGGKVGVIANRLSEDEVSIKIIDSGIGISEENKKLIFEPFYRVDSSRSRQMGGAGLGLSIVDTIIKKHNGTLTVTDNEKGGTCFHVILNNCPFV
- a CDS encoding carbohydrate ABC transporter permease; this translates as MNKKQIRTMLLTIFLAVIALVMLFPVVLTMVSSLMTEKEIVLNYGMLGNTQMNDFVNLKLIPDWVSLEQFYKVLISTSQFLRMFWNSVFMVFPIIIGQVVVATLAAFAFAKLRFPGREPLFIVYLITMLMPFQVTLVPNYIMSDRLGLINSPSSIILPGIFAAFGVFLLRQFMLQIPTAYMEAAQMDGAGYFRSFIRIVLPMVKPGMAALVVLLFADYWNMVEQPLIFLQDANLQPLSIFLSRLQEDALGVSFAAAVLYMTPMILLFLLAERYFIEGIELSGIKG
- a CDS encoding GNAT family N-acetyltransferase codes for the protein MPEVIYREIMKDDYDRIKELIDEAFGIHDLVQDKKFLDVILNLYLQSCILDSSFSKVAVKDNRVIGIILGKAQKDKHRLAKTHNFLSLANAFFKIITANKENKKSAKELAKVQHTYKEIIQGKEDDFQGYIELFIVSEESRGLGVGKTLMHHLSNYMRSMGVDSIYVYTDNRCNYGFYESQNFKRLNEKEIFLDSIQNKLLIFLYGHQV
- a CDS encoding HAMP domain-containing sensor histidine kinase, which codes for MKLIYKLHLSFGILLMCVLVLTATFVYPLLMDTLINNQREELRSQGSAMMELVNSLPVQDLTPTQSSSAAALVQPAQEINRSVDALLIEPNRNILFSTMTEAQTQTWLPLIEQYSSHNQQGLWENGPEKYIVETLTSNPQNLDPASAVTPATLVLSTPLSKVKSYQSELFTRMMLIMMIGGIIAFGLSLFITKRLVTPLEKLKLELKKVEKRHFDEVQLIQTGGEIGEVAQSVHHLAGELKQYHNAQRQFFQNASHELKTPLMTIQGYAEGIRDGIFTGDRADNGLDVISSECERLKGIVTEMILLAKLESEDGIFDQEKVSVEQLIDQTVDRIRPLAINEEVNIKIKYEVDKPSTFHIHGDSEKLLQAILNIMSNAIRHASQAVDIEISEQDGQVHIDVIDDGEGIPDHLLPQLFQRFIKGKNGETGLGLAISRAIVERCDGAISAHNREHGGAIFRMSFPSR
- a CDS encoding extracellular solute-binding protein, translating into MIVVFSGCSSSSVGSGTEGSSNEQSGQDGKKIEIATMAVTPYLDEAVKQYKKIRPDIQIDIKEYLARPQTEEGTSSESFSKSDVEKYIQTVSTQMMSGKGADIIVMNDLPQDKYVAKNMLTNFYDLMDQDSEFDRNQYYQNIFKNSQDGDGLYAMPFSFVIDALTGNTELLEQANIKIDDQTWTWDGFKEISKKLKEQVGEDYVAFVNLFPIQMLAEYIEANYDKLIDQGQANFDSDLFRDMMKQIKAMYDEGVLKDEFSYDYSKTLFSKANLFDPMSGLSQVLDPKLKLYQNPTVNGEYNGTPFKSYFTLGINSKSKVQAEAWKFIKFMLSEDMQSSAVVQGFPLHKGVVEKQLNEAKQQAVAGTLPLLEQKFDAETVESKIQELHQLIDGASRNLSSDHKVVSIAIEEFDSYMSGQKSAEDVSKLIQNRVNTYINE
- a CDS encoding sugar ABC transporter permease; translation: MRISYLARKEILVAFCFLTPSLIGFALFYLIPFGQSVVFSFENPSGEVGLSLANYQSLLASSSFQKAAGNTFWFTIIGVPILILLSLALAMLLNKRVFFRNWLRTSYVLPLVVPVASIVLVWQILFDWNGFFNHALAWIGFERIDWMKSEWAQGVIIFIYVWKNIGYNVVLFLAGLQNIPDQYYEIANLEGASWARKHQITLIYLIPTGFLVMLMSILNSFKVFREIYLVAGDYPHDSIYMLQHYMNNMFLSLDIQKLSAAAFLMVLCILVIVLMLFRVEHKFRSFME